CCGGTCACCGTGCTCTTCGTCGAGCACGACATGGACATCGTCACGCGCTACGCCGACCGGGTGCTCGCCTTCTATGCCGGCAAGATCATCGCCGACGATGCGCCGGACGAGGTGCTCTCGGACATCGAGGTGCAACGCTACGTCACCGGAACCGCGAGGTAGGGCCATGCTTCGAGTCGACAATGCGCATGTGATGATTGGCGCCGTCGAGGCGCTTCGCGGCTTCTCGCTCGACCTGAAGGAAGGCGAGATGGTCGGCCTCACGGGCCGCAACGGCGCCGGCAAGACGACGCTGATGCGGGCGGTGATGGGGTTGGTCAAGCTGCGTCGGGGCCAGGTGATGTTCGGTGGCGAGGACTTTCGCAAGGTGCCCGTCCATCATCGCGCCGGCCTCGGCATCGGCTACATGCCCGAAGATCGCGGCTTGGTGCCGGAGCTCACGGTCGAAGAGAACCTGCTTCTGCCGACCTGGGTCACGCCCGCGCTCGACGGTCCGGAGCGACTGTCGGTGGTCTACGAGATCCTGCCGGAGCTGAGAGAGATGGCCGGGCGGCGCGCCCTGCTGCTGTCGGGTGGCCAGCAGAAGATGGTGGCGCTCGGCCGCGCCTTGGCGGTCGGCACGCGTCTGCTGCTTCTGGACGAACCCTTCGAAGGAGTCGCGCCCGCGCTCAGTCAGCGTCTGTCTGACGTCATCTTCGGACTCCGGCAGCAGAATCTCTCGGTGGTAGTGAGTCAGTCGGAGCTGAATCATTCTCACGCCCTGTTCGACCGTGAGTTCGTGATCGAACGGGGCGCAAACCTGGTCGCGGTCGCAGGGGAGGCGCCGGCATGACGGCCGAGGCGGCCGCTCAACCCGATTTCGACCTTGCGGCGCTGACCGGCTTTCTCAAAGGCCGTCTCTCCGGCTTGGGCGAGCTGCGCGGCCTTGAGAGGCTGACCGGCGGCCAGTCGAACCCCACCTATCGGTTGAAGGGCAGCGCCGGGCAAGCCGTTCTGCGCAAGCAGCCGAGTGGCGATATTCTGCCCTCGGCGCATGCCATGGACCGCGAATTCCGGGTTCTCTCGGCCTTGGCGGAGACACAGGTGCCGGTGCCGCGCGTCTGGTTGTTCTGCGACGATCCGGCCGTGATCGGCACGCCCTTCTACGTCATGGAATACGTGGAGGGCCGGGTGTTTCATGACTGCGCGCTTCCGGAGCTGGGCGCCGGGGAGCGCGCCGCCATCTACGACTCGATGAACGAGGTGATGGCGCGCCTTCACCAGGTCGATTGGGAGGCGGCGGACTTGAGCGGTTTCGGCCGGGTGGGCGGCTACTTCACGCGCCAGATGCGGCGCTGGTCGCGGCAGCTCGAACTCTCCAGCACGCGTGTCGTCCCGGAGCTGGAGCGGGTGCGCGACTGGCTGACGGATCACCTGCCGGACGACACGGAAACCACCCTTTGTCATGGCGATCTGCGGCTCGGCAACCTGCTGTTTGCGCCCGACGCGCCACGCGCCGTCGTGCTGCTCGATTGGGAGCTTTCGACACTGGGCAATCCCCTGGCCGATGTCGCCTTCAACTGCATCGCCTATCACTCGACGCCGGAGGAGTACGGCGGCCTGCTTGGGCTGGATCTCGGCGCGCTGGGCATTCCCGCGGAAGCGGAGTACCTCGATCTCTACTACGAGCGCAGCGGCCGCAACGACCGTGTCAGCGCCTTTCATCTCGCCTTTTCGCTGTTCCGTTTCGCCGTGATTTTCGAGGGCATTGCCGCGCGCGCGAAGGCCGGGACGGCGGCGGCCGAAAACGCGGAACAGGTCGGCGCGCTCGGCGTCGCCTTCGCGCGGCGGGCGGACAGGATTATCGCCGAAAGGGCCTGACGGCCGGGCAGCAACCAAGGGAGCTAGACCATGGACTTTTCAATGTCGCCGAAGGTCGAGGAACTCAGCGCGCGACTGCGCGACTTCATGGACCGCCATGTCGTTCCGGCCCACAAGGAGTGGCTGCGCGAAACGGAGGCCGGCGTCTTTCCGCCGGCCTGCGTCGAGGATTTGAAGCAGCTCGCCAAGGACGAGGGTCTTTGGAACCTCTTCCTGCCGGCGCTGCGCGACGACGAGCCGGGCACGCGCCTGACCAATCTCGAATACGCGCCCCTGGCCGAGATCATGGGGCGCATCTACTGGGCGTCCGAAGTGTTCAACTGCTCGGCGCCCGACACGGGCAACATGGAGTTGCTCCACATGT
This genomic window from Algihabitans albus contains:
- a CDS encoding ABC transporter ATP-binding protein, coding for MLRVDNAHVMIGAVEALRGFSLDLKEGEMVGLTGRNGAGKTTLMRAVMGLVKLRRGQVMFGGEDFRKVPVHHRAGLGIGYMPEDRGLVPELTVEENLLLPTWVTPALDGPERLSVVYEILPELREMAGRRALLLSGGQQKMVALGRALAVGTRLLLLDEPFEGVAPALSQRLSDVIFGLRQQNLSVVVSQSELNHSHALFDREFVIERGANLVAVAGEAPA
- a CDS encoding phosphotransferase family protein: MTAEAAAQPDFDLAALTGFLKGRLSGLGELRGLERLTGGQSNPTYRLKGSAGQAVLRKQPSGDILPSAHAMDREFRVLSALAETQVPVPRVWLFCDDPAVIGTPFYVMEYVEGRVFHDCALPELGAGERAAIYDSMNEVMARLHQVDWEAADLSGFGRVGGYFTRQMRRWSRQLELSSTRVVPELERVRDWLTDHLPDDTETTLCHGDLRLGNLLFAPDAPRAVVLLDWELSTLGNPLADVAFNCIAYHSTPEEYGGLLGLDLGALGIPAEAEYLDLYYERSGRNDRVSAFHLAFSLFRFAVIFEGIAARAKAGTAAAENAEQVGALGVAFARRADRIIAERA